A genomic window from Acinetobacter lwoffii includes:
- the recA gene encoding recombinase RecA, translating to MDENKNKALNAALSQIEKQFGKNTVMRLGDNTVQAVEAVSTGSLTLDIALGIGGLPKGRIVEIYGPESSGKTTMTLQAIAECQKAGGTCAFIDAEHALDPQYARKLGVDIDNLLVSQPDHGEQALEIADMLVRSGAIDMIVVDSVAALTPRAEIEGEMGDSHMGLQARLMSQALRKITGNAKRSNCMVIFINQIRMKIGVMFGSPETTTGGNALKFYASVRLDIRRIGQVKEGDEIVGSETKVKVVKNKMAPPFKEALFQILYGKGVNHLGELIDLAVQQEIVQKAGAWYSYQGDKIGQGKNNTIRYLEEHKEMAQTIEKLIRDQLLTKAVVVEEDDSKEEPDFLDA from the coding sequence ATGGATGAGAATAAAAACAAGGCGCTCAACGCTGCCTTAAGCCAGATTGAAAAACAGTTTGGTAAAAATACAGTTATGCGTCTTGGTGACAATACCGTTCAGGCAGTTGAAGCTGTGTCTACAGGCTCTTTAACGCTGGATATTGCACTCGGTATTGGTGGTTTACCTAAAGGTCGTATCGTCGAGATCTATGGTCCTGAATCTTCAGGTAAAACCACAATGACCCTGCAAGCAATTGCAGAGTGTCAGAAAGCAGGCGGTACGTGTGCATTCATCGATGCGGAACATGCACTTGATCCTCAATATGCGCGCAAACTGGGCGTAGATATTGACAACCTGCTGGTATCGCAACCGGATCACGGTGAACAGGCACTTGAAATCGCAGACATGCTGGTACGCTCTGGCGCGATCGACATGATCGTTGTCGACTCTGTTGCTGCATTGACTCCGCGCGCTGAAATTGAAGGCGAAATGGGTGACTCGCATATGGGTCTGCAAGCCCGTTTAATGAGCCAGGCACTGCGTAAAATTACTGGTAATGCCAAGCGTTCCAACTGTATGGTGATCTTCATTAACCAGATTCGTATGAAGATTGGTGTCATGTTTGGTAGCCCTGAAACCACAACTGGTGGTAACGCACTGAAATTCTATGCCTCTGTTCGCTTGGACATCCGTCGTATCGGCCAAGTGAAAGAAGGTGACGAGATTGTTGGTTCTGAAACCAAAGTCAAAGTCGTGAAAAACAAAATGGCGCCTCCGTTTAAAGAAGCTTTATTCCAGATTCTTTATGGCAAAGGTGTTAACCATCTAGGTGAATTGATCGACCTTGCTGTACAGCAAGAAATCGTGCAGAAAGCTGGTGCGTGGTATTCTTATCAAGGCGACAAAATTGGCCAGGGTAAGAACAACACCATCCGTTATCTGGAAGAGCATAAAGAAATGGCTCAGACGATTGAAAAACTGATTCGTGACCAGCTTCTGACTAAAGCAGTGGTTGTTGAAGAAGACGATAGCAAGGAAGAACCTGACTTTTTAGATGCATGA
- a CDS encoding histidine phosphatase family protein, translating into MSLKLLPPSMLSAIDLLPDVQTPVTLFTRHSIREEVPGQGLAGYDLQLTNQGRDLAQEWGAYLADQTDRVIHHCISSPIQRCIDTAALMIEGADAVTPEQNTHRIEIIEQGLLMEPGSFVLDIQKAGPYFAKQGALGFINSFVNNALPGMKQPIHGVVDVLELIYNTHPQNKYGLSLAVSHDTILAAMIAVMSGRQDVSREDWPKMMEGLFVWFEGDVFLESKLKWIWRGQVHELDIADFKRSQLS; encoded by the coding sequence GTGTCCCTGAAACTGCTTCCACCGAGTATGTTGAGTGCAATTGATTTATTGCCCGATGTACAGACGCCTGTCACCTTATTTACACGGCATTCGATTCGTGAAGAGGTTCCGGGTCAAGGTTTGGCAGGCTATGATCTGCAACTGACCAATCAGGGGCGGGATCTGGCGCAGGAATGGGGTGCTTATCTGGCTGATCAAACTGATCGTGTGATTCATCACTGTATTTCAAGTCCGATCCAGCGGTGTATTGATACCGCTGCATTGATGATTGAAGGGGCAGATGCGGTTACCCCTGAGCAGAATACCCATCGTATTGAAATTATTGAACAGGGACTTCTGATGGAGCCTGGCAGCTTTGTGCTGGATATTCAAAAAGCTGGGCCTTATTTTGCCAAGCAGGGTGCACTCGGTTTTATTAACAGTTTTGTCAATAATGCCTTGCCTGGGATGAAACAGCCGATTCATGGCGTGGTGGATGTACTGGAACTGATTTACAACACCCATCCACAAAATAAATATGGGCTGAGTTTGGCTGTCAGCCACGATACTATTCTCGCAGCGATGATTGCAGTGATGTCAGGGCGTCAAGACGTCAGTCGGGAAGACTGGCCAAAAATGATGGAAGGTCTGTTTGTCTGGTTTGAAGGTGATGTGTTTTTGGAGTCCAAACTGAAATGGATCTGGCGCGGTCAGGTACATGAACTGGATATTGCTGATTTTAAACGTTCCCAACTTTCTTAA
- a CDS encoding 3'(2'),5'-bisphosphate nucleotidase CysQ family protein produces MFKATAAPQDPMILQFVPILTQACEILREEYQRYCSGAAFDVIKKNDNSPVTQADFRVNTYLTQALAEISSLPLLSEEGQEHERRSWSEFWLLDPLDGTKEFLHQRPEFTINLSLVRGSLTTFAILAVPEQQLIYFCPEQGLPYKYDIQTRTWFAYAMSSTSKMIAVGLSQSSQQKPKYLEYLQSLAKLTDYTEFKAGSAYKFCMMLEDQVDIYPRFHPTSEWDTSAGQCMLERIGGGLVDLEGRPFIYNHRDTLLNGGFIAYKNNDMKIIALQAVSDMQAEH; encoded by the coding sequence ATGTTTAAAGCAACAGCAGCACCACAAGATCCAATGATTTTGCAGTTTGTGCCCATTTTGACACAAGCCTGTGAAATTTTGCGAGAAGAATATCAGCGTTATTGTTCTGGTGCAGCTTTTGATGTCATCAAAAAAAATGATAATTCTCCGGTGACTCAGGCAGATTTTCGGGTTAATACTTATCTGACCCAAGCTTTGGCAGAGATTTCCAGCTTGCCTTTACTGTCTGAAGAAGGACAGGAACATGAACGCCGCTCATGGTCAGAATTCTGGTTACTGGATCCGTTAGATGGCACTAAAGAGTTTTTGCACCAGCGCCCCGAATTTACCATTAATTTGAGTCTGGTCAGAGGCAGTTTGACCACTTTTGCCATATTGGCGGTTCCAGAGCAGCAACTGATTTATTTCTGTCCTGAGCAGGGCTTGCCTTATAAATATGATATTCAAACTAGAACATGGTTTGCTTATGCAATGTCTTCGACATCTAAAATGATTGCTGTAGGGTTGAGCCAAAGTAGCCAGCAGAAACCGAAATATCTCGAATATTTACAAAGTTTGGCCAAGCTCACGGACTACACTGAATTTAAAGCGGGCAGCGCTTATAAATTTTGCATGATGCTGGAAGATCAGGTGGATATCTATCCACGTTTTCATCCGACCTCGGAATGGGATACCAGCGCTGGTCAATGTATGCTCGAACGGATTGGGGGTGGCTTGGTCGATTTAGAAGGTCGCCCATTTATTTATAATCATCGGGATACTTTGCTGAATGGCGGATTCATTGCTTATAAGAATAATGATATGAAAATTATTGCATTGCAGGCGGTTTCTGACATGCAGGCCGAGCATTGA
- a CDS encoding HAD-IA family hydrolase: MSKCSEKPTIIFDMDGTLLDLAYDDFIWNELLPVRYAATHGCSLEHSQATLYAFYQEHNHTLNWYSSRFWTAKVEVDVLAMQIEHKDKVALRPHCLELLDYLKNNGYPIWLATNADCAGLAFKLDHLNLRDYFDVIVSSETIGHAKEFIEFWQGLNALHPFDPAHAYFIDDTEKVLNGAQAYGIQNLFSIQQPSSAKVARQTCNYPMLHQLTDLITHLNQAEVEKKYA, translated from the coding sequence ATGTCAAAATGCTCTGAAAAACCTACCATAATTTTCGATATGGATGGCACTTTACTTGATCTTGCCTACGATGATTTCATCTGGAACGAGTTATTGCCTGTGCGTTATGCTGCCACACATGGCTGTAGCCTGGAACACAGCCAGGCGACACTCTATGCATTCTATCAGGAACATAATCATACCTTAAACTGGTACTCTTCACGCTTCTGGACGGCTAAAGTCGAAGTCGATGTTCTGGCGATGCAAATTGAACATAAAGATAAAGTGGCCTTACGCCCGCATTGTCTCGAATTGCTCGATTATCTTAAAAATAATGGCTATCCCATCTGGCTGGCCACCAATGCTGACTGTGCGGGTCTAGCATTTAAACTGGATCATTTGAATTTAAGAGATTATTTCGATGTGATTGTCAGTTCAGAAACGATCGGACATGCCAAAGAATTTATCGAGTTCTGGCAAGGCCTGAATGCGTTGCATCCATTTGACCCTGCACATGCTTATTTTATTGATGATACTGAAAAAGTCCTGAATGGGGCTCAAGCCTATGGCATTCAGAACCTGTTCAGCATCCAGCAGCCCTCTTCAGCCAAAGTAGCACGTCAGACTTGTAATTACCCGATGCTGCACCAATTAACAGATTTAATCACTCATTTAAATCAGGCTGAGGTAGAAAAAAAATATGCGTAA
- a CDS encoding RNA-binding S4 domain-containing protein, producing the protein MRKSSLPEDAVGMRIDKWLWAARFFKTRSIAKHAIEGGKVHHNGERVKVSREVRVGMELTIQQGIDKKTVLVKELSDVRGPAPVAQKLYEETEVSIARRELITSQRKLHNLARPDHRPSKKDRRDISRFKNENSQNFDQSWSYNDD; encoded by the coding sequence ATGCGTAAATCGTCTTTACCCGAAGATGCGGTAGGCATGCGTATAGACAAATGGCTGTGGGCAGCACGGTTTTTTAAAACCCGCTCGATTGCCAAACATGCGATTGAAGGTGGCAAAGTCCATCACAATGGTGAACGTGTCAAGGTATCGCGCGAAGTCCGTGTTGGTATGGAACTGACGATTCAGCAAGGCATCGACAAAAAAACCGTGCTGGTTAAGGAACTTTCTGATGTTCGTGGACCTGCACCCGTGGCACAAAAACTGTATGAAGAAACCGAAGTCAGTATTGCACGCCGGGAATTGATTACATCACAAAGAAAGTTGCATAATCTAGCTCGTCCCGACCATCGTCCAAGCAAGAAGGATCGTCGTGATATCAGTAGATTTAAAAATGAAAATAGTCAGAATTTCGATCAGTCATGGTCCTATAATGACGATTAA